Proteins from a genomic interval of Oncorhynchus nerka isolate Pitt River linkage group LG13, Oner_Uvic_2.0, whole genome shotgun sequence:
- the LOC115139573 gene encoding creatine kinase B-type-like, whose product MPFGNTHNKLKMSYSAEQEYPDLSQHNNHMAKVLTPEMYANLRDKETPSGFTVDDVIQTGIDNPGHPFIMTVGCVAGDEETYEVFKELLDPIIEDRHGGYKPSDKHKTDLNPDNLVGGDDLDPNFVLSSRVRTGRSVRGFCLPPHCSRGERRAIENMAIESLASLDGDLNGQYYALKNMTDDEQQQLIDDHFLFDKPVSPLLLASGMGRDWPDGRGIWHNDGKTFLVWVNEEDHLRVISMQKGGNMKEVFHRFCTGLTKIESLFKDQGHEFMWNEHLGYVLTCPSNLGTGLRAGVHVKLPNMSKHEKFSEVLKRLRLQKRGTGGVDTAAVGGVFDISNADRLGFSEVELVQMVVDGVKTLVEMEKRLESGQSFNDLMPDQK is encoded by the exons ATGCCTTTCGGTAACACCCACAACAAGCTGAAGATGAGCTACTCCGCGGAGCAGGAGTACCCCGACCTCAGCCAACATAACAACCACATGGCCAAGGTGCTCACCCCAGAGATGTACGCCAACCTGCGGGACAAAGAGACTCCAAGTGGATTTACCGTGGATGATGTCATTCAAACTGGAATTGATAACCCAG GCCACCCCTTCATCATGACAGTGGGCTGTGTGGCCGGAGACGAGGAGACGTACGAGGTGTTCAAGGAGCTGCTGGACCCCATCATCGAAGACCGCCACGGCGGATACAAGCCCTCAGACAAACACAAGACCGACCTGAACCCAGATAACCTTGTG gGTGGGGATGACCTAGACCCCAACTTCGTCCTGAGCTCCAGAGTGCGAACTGGCAGGAGTGTCCGCGGCTTTTGCCTCCCCCCACACTGCAGCCGTGGGGAGCGACGTGCCATTGAGAACATGGCAATCGAAA GTCTAGCCTCACTGGATGGGGACCTCAATGGCCAGTATTACGCCCTGAAGAACATGACAGATGATGAGCAGCAACAGCTGATTGACGACCACTTCCTGTTTGACAAGCCCGTGTCTCCCCTGCTGTTGGCGTCCGGGATGGGCCGTGACTGGCCTGACGGCAGGGGCATCTG GCACAATGATGGCAAGACCTTCCTGGTCTGGGTGAATGAGGAGGACCATCTGCGGGTCATCTCTATGCAGAAGGGTGGCAATATGAAGGAGGTGTTCCACCGCTTCTGCACAGGCCTCACAAAG ATTGAGAGCCTGTTCAAGGACCAGGGCCATGAGTTCATGTGGAACGAGCACCTGGGCTACGTGCTCACCTGCCCCTCCAACCTGGGCACGGGGCTGCGCGCCGGCGTGCACGTCAAGCTGCCCAACATGAGCAAGCACGAGAAGTTCAGCGAGGTCCTCAAGAGGTTGAGGCTGCAGAAGCGTGGCACAG GTGGTGTGGACACTGCAGCAGTAGGCGGTGTCTTCGACATCTCCAACGCAGACCGTCTGGGCTTCTCCGAGGTGGAGCTGGTGCAGATGGTTGTCGACGGCGTCAAGACCCTCGTCGAGATGGAAAAGCGTCTGGAGAGCGGCCAGTCCTTCAACGACCTGATGCCCGACCAGAAGTGA